A region of Blastocatellia bacterium DNA encodes the following proteins:
- a CDS encoding DUF4352 domain-containing protein produces the protein MKKILLSLAALVIVGTVLLGIIALLNRRSQTVGLNQEIQYDDFAFAALGVRQAATLGGAPDAPRAQGIYAIVTMKVANHAQRVDFTFDKSTVILIDEQGNEYHWADGTQRAYDALRPASARCAEPIAAGATCITEVVFDLPATARITQVRISGGGAVGDVLDTIFYGKKRIALPPQ, from the coding sequence ATGAAAAAAATTCTCTTAAGTCTCGCCGCGCTTGTCATCGTGGGAACCGTGCTGCTGGGGATTATTGCGCTCCTCAACCGCCGCTCGCAGACCGTCGGCTTAAATCAGGAAATTCAATATGATGATTTCGCGTTTGCGGCGCTCGGCGTGCGCCAGGCCGCGACGCTTGGCGGCGCGCCCGACGCGCCGCGCGCGCAAGGCATCTATGCCATTGTCACGATGAAGGTCGCCAATCACGCGCAGCGCGTTGATTTCACTTTTGATAAATCAACCGTCATTTTGATTGACGAGCAGGGCAACGAATATCACTGGGCGGACGGCACACAACGTGCCTATGACGCGTTGCGCCCGGCGAGCGCGCGTTGCGCCGAGCCGATTGCGGCAGGCGCGACGTGCATCACCGAAGTCGTCTTTGATCTGCCGGCGACGGCGCGCATCACGCAAGTGCGCATTTCGGGGGGCGGCGCGGTCGGCGATGTGCTGGACACCATCTTTTATGGCAAGAAGCGCATCGCCCTGCCGCCGCAATGA
- a CDS encoding winged helix-turn-helix domain-containing protein, producing MTSLAQIPLMVYRFDNFYLDAANRRLLRDGQTVALNAKYLDVLLLLVSRRGQLVEKASLFEEIWSGVFVTDAALTQCIKDIRKQLGDDAANPRYIKTVPKHGYVFIGEVTQLATDDRRPATDDRETAQTQPSARPYKFLDYFTERDAQLFFGREAEVESVASQIVAHRSFILHGRSGVGKSSLLRAGLTPRLKAAGHHVFVIRSFTDPLHQMTAALTQLLNPLSSAAVDLEPTPSGALSLAALDEGDAASLGELIGRAERRWPQQTAVFFLDQFEEFFTLLGEEARSRFLEAMRRLFAHEDLPFCLLFALREDLLAEMSQLKTAIPEIFHHEYRLKRLSREQAAVAITAPARAVGCQYDDALVGRLLDDLNDHGSVDPPQLQIVCDHLYDARGPSCELTLGLYARLGGASQILASYLERVLRRFNAADLVTVKAILTALISKDGQRLVLRATELTARARSASPTVELLIAELVAARVVRRRSQDGEAWLELAHDFLTPEVSRWLTADEIALKQARAVIERAMENYTAHGLLIDTDTLGLLLPFGEQLNLTGAEADLLLTSLLGRARPMPAWLVAVAPAAPQVTLEASRSADAEIRKRAIEAAALLRGDAMRELLRELALWDKDLMVRKAASIALADWLGLEAEARLAKDGAGESAGPVRRAISLAMIRDYDKRLVKLSHLPLAVALLVVGGLMWVRLRRGGAAIVQQTIGGTLGGLLSGLIGGLLLSLGLTVTRHATMIEATELLVALAALGSFIGGGGGLGVSAGMISAARVAYRHSRWWSVVGGAAGGAGVGGSAYLLGVDMVNALFGKRPIGITGAMEGAVIGVGVSLGVVLAHTLWRQARAQQRVIGAGLGAMCAGILLIVIGGNLFSGSLEIVARLFANSQMRLDTLAPVFGEVHFGQTTQLILGALEGLLFGIGMTSGIEVAARQQPDETGLSHASG from the coding sequence ATGACGAGCCTGGCGCAGATTCCCCTGATGGTCTATCGCTTCGACAATTTCTATCTCGACGCGGCGAATCGCCGCCTGCTGCGCGACGGTCAGACGGTCGCGCTCAATGCGAAGTATCTCGACGTGCTCTTGCTGCTGGTCAGCCGGCGCGGGCAGTTAGTCGAGAAGGCCAGCCTCTTTGAAGAAATCTGGTCGGGCGTCTTTGTCACCGACGCGGCGCTGACGCAGTGCATCAAGGACATTCGCAAACAGCTCGGCGATGATGCGGCCAACCCGCGCTACATCAAGACTGTGCCCAAGCACGGTTACGTCTTCATCGGCGAAGTCACACAGCTTGCGACCGACGACCGGCGGCCGGCGACCGACGACCGAGAAACGGCACAGACGCAGCCGAGCGCCCGGCCTTACAAGTTTCTCGACTACTTCACCGAGCGCGACGCGCAACTCTTCTTTGGCCGCGAGGCCGAAGTCGAAAGCGTCGCCTCGCAGATTGTCGCGCACCGCTCGTTCATCCTGCACGGGCGGTCGGGCGTCGGCAAAAGCTCGTTGCTGCGCGCCGGCCTGACGCCGCGACTGAAAGCCGCCGGCCATCACGTCTTCGTCATCCGCAGCTTCACCGACCCGCTCCATCAGATGACGGCGGCGCTGACGCAGCTGTTGAATCCGCTGTCGAGCGCCGCCGTTGATCTGGAGCCGACGCCGAGCGGCGCGTTGTCGCTTGCGGCGCTGGATGAAGGCGATGCCGCGTCGCTCGGCGAGTTGATTGGCCGGGCCGAGCGGCGGTGGCCGCAACAGACGGCCGTCTTTTTTCTCGATCAGTTTGAAGAGTTCTTCACACTGCTCGGCGAAGAAGCGCGCTCGCGCTTTCTTGAAGCCATGCGGCGGTTGTTCGCGCATGAAGACTTGCCGTTTTGCCTGCTCTTTGCCCTGCGCGAAGACTTGCTCGCCGAGATGAGCCAGCTTAAAACGGCCATCCCGGAAATCTTCCACCACGAATACCGCTTGAAGCGATTGAGCCGCGAGCAGGCCGCCGTGGCCATCACCGCGCCGGCGCGCGCCGTCGGTTGTCAATATGATGACGCGCTGGTGGGGCGCTTGCTTGATGATCTGAACGATCACGGCTCGGTTGACCCGCCGCAATTACAGATCGTTTGCGACCACCTGTACGACGCGCGCGGCCCGAGTTGTGAATTGACGCTGGGGCTGTACGCGCGGCTTGGCGGCGCGTCGCAGATTTTGGCGAGCTACCTTGAGCGCGTGTTGCGCCGCTTTAACGCCGCCGACCTCGTCACGGTCAAAGCGATTCTCACGGCGTTGATCTCCAAAGACGGCCAGCGCCTGGTGCTGCGCGCCACGGAACTGACGGCGCGCGCCCGCAGCGCCTCGCCTACGGTCGAGCTGCTGATTGCCGAGCTGGTGGCGGCGCGCGTCGTGCGTCGCCGCAGTCAGGACGGCGAGGCGTGGCTTGAGCTGGCTCATGATTTCTTAACCCCTGAAGTGTCGCGCTGGCTGACGGCAGACGAGATCGCCTTGAAGCAGGCGCGCGCCGTCATCGAGCGGGCGATGGAGAATTACACCGCCCACGGCTTATTGATCGATACGGACACGCTCGGCCTGCTGCTGCCGTTCGGCGAACAGCTCAACCTGACGGGGGCAGAGGCCGATCTTTTATTGACGAGCTTGCTTGGGCGCGCTCGCCCGATGCCCGCGTGGCTGGTCGCGGTGGCGCCCGCCGCGCCGCAGGTGACGCTTGAAGCCAGCCGCAGCGCCGACGCCGAGATTCGCAAGCGCGCCATCGAAGCCGCCGCCTTGCTGCGCGGCGACGCGATGCGCGAGCTGTTGCGCGAGCTGGCGCTCTGGGACAAAGACCTGATGGTGCGCAAGGCTGCGAGCATCGCACTTGCCGACTGGCTCGGGCTCGAAGCCGAAGCGCGGCTGGCGAAAGACGGCGCCGGCGAGAGCGCCGGCCCTGTGCGGCGGGCCATCAGCCTGGCGATGATCCGCGATTATGACAAGCGGCTGGTGAAGCTCAGTCACCTGCCGCTGGCCGTTGCCCTGCTGGTCGTCGGCGGCTTGATGTGGGTGCGCCTCAGGCGCGGCGGCGCGGCGATTGTGCAACAGACCATCGGCGGCACGCTCGGCGGCCTGCTATCGGGATTGATCGGCGGCCTGCTCTTAAGCCTGGGACTGACGGTGACGCGCCACGCGACGATGATCGAAGCGACCGAGTTGCTGGTGGCGCTGGCGGCGCTCGGCTCGTTTATTGGCGGCGGCGGCGGTCTGGGCGTGAGCGCTGGCATGATCTCGGCGGCGCGCGTCGCTTATCGGCACAGCCGCTGGTGGTCTGTGGTCGGCGGCGCGGCGGGCGGCGCAGGTGTCGGCGGCAGCGCTTACCTGCTCGGCGTGGATATGGTCAATGCGTTGTTTGGCAAGCGCCCCATCGGCATCACGGGGGCGATGGAAGGCGCGGTGATCGGCGTCGGTGTGTCGCTCGGTGTCGTGCTGGCGCATACGCTCTGGCGGCAGGCGCGCGCCCAGCAGCGCGTCATCGGCGCCGGCCTCGGCGCGATGTGCGCCGGCATCCTGCTGATTGTCATCGGCGGCAATCTCTTCAGTGGCAGCCTGGAGATCGTCGCCCGCTTGTTCGCCAATTCACAGATGCGGCTCGACACCCTGGCCCCTGTCTTCGGCGAAGTTCACTTCGGGCAGACGACGCAGTTAATCTTAGGTGCGCTGGAAGGTCTGCTATTCGGGATCGGCATGACGAGCGGCATCGAAGTCGCCGCTCGTCAGCAGCCGGACGAGACGGGATTGAGTCACGCCTCAGGATAA
- a CDS encoding isoprenyl transferase, with product MRRIDLAKSGGKLDESLLSQLDPARMPTHVAIIMDGNGRWAARRKLPRIAGHRAGADAVRRTVESAARLGLECLTLYAFSTENWKRPRLEVRALMDLLMEFLRKELKSLRDNNIRFRLIGRGDGLHISVLEQIRRAELATMQNTGLRLNIAVNYGGRTELVDACRRIAAEVAAGRLRPEEINEQVIEAKLYTNMLPDPDLLVRTSGEARISNFLLWQIAYSEIYITETLWPDFSEGDFLSALIEYQKRDRRFGGVREAKPGLTLEWDADQSLAPTGD from the coding sequence ATGCGACGAATCGACCTGGCGAAATCCGGCGGCAAGCTGGACGAATCGCTGCTCAGTCAACTCGACCCGGCGCGTATGCCCACGCACGTCGCCATCATCATGGATGGCAATGGGCGCTGGGCGGCGCGGCGCAAGCTGCCGCGCATTGCCGGTCACCGCGCCGGAGCCGATGCCGTCCGCCGCACCGTCGAAAGCGCCGCCCGCCTGGGGCTTGAGTGCTTAACGCTTTATGCCTTTTCAACCGAGAACTGGAAGCGCCCGCGCCTCGAAGTGCGCGCCTTGATGGACCTGCTGATGGAGTTCCTGCGCAAGGAGCTGAAATCGCTGCGCGACAACAACATCCGTTTTCGCCTGATTGGCCGCGGCGATGGGCTGCACATCTCTGTGCTGGAACAGATTCGCCGCGCCGAGCTGGCAACGATGCAGAATACAGGGTTGCGACTGAACATCGCCGTCAACTACGGCGGGCGCACCGAGCTGGTTGACGCTTGCCGTCGCATCGCCGCGGAAGTGGCCGCCGGTCGCCTGCGTCCCGAAGAGATTAATGAACAGGTCATCGAAGCAAAGCTCTACACGAACATGCTGCCCGACCCCGACCTGCTGGTGCGCACGAGCGGCGAAGCGCGCATCAGCAACTTCCTGCTCTGGCAGATTGCCTATTCCGAAATTTATATCACCGAGACCCTGTGGCCAGACTTCAGCGAGGGCGATTTTCTTTCGGCGCTGATCGAATACCAGAAACGTGACCGGCGCTTCGGCGGCGTCCGCGAAGCGAAGCCGGGGCTGACGCTTGAATGGGATGCCGATCAATCGCTCGCCCCGACCGGTGATTAG